A single window of Pectobacterium parmentieri DNA harbors:
- the tssJ gene encoding type VI secretion system lipoprotein TssJ encodes MLRAFCLCSLMVVLSGCSTLSKMAQVAANPDIQVGSNNHQPSTVGFSLLAEPDVNPNESGEAAPIEFQLVLLAEDSRLLATDYDQITTDIEKALAKNYLSHQDYTLLPGQFKYLPPEALDEKVHYLGVVARYADSESAEWRKVIKLKNVGQTYQILVHLRRDEVEIKKDQEEE; translated from the coding sequence ATGCTGCGGGCATTTTGCTTATGTTCGCTGATGGTCGTGCTGTCGGGGTGTTCCACGCTGAGCAAAATGGCGCAGGTCGCGGCGAATCCTGATATCCAGGTGGGCAGCAACAATCATCAGCCTTCTACCGTGGGTTTTAGCCTGCTGGCGGAACCGGACGTTAACCCGAATGAAAGTGGTGAAGCTGCACCTATCGAATTCCAACTGGTCCTGCTGGCGGAAGATTCTCGCCTGTTAGCCACGGATTATGATCAGATCACGACGGATATCGAAAAGGCGCTGGCCAAGAATTACCTCAGTCATCAGGACTACACGCTGTTGCCGGGGCAGTTCAAATACCTGCCGCCAGAAGCGTTGGATGAAAAGGTGCACTACCTCGGCGTGGTCGCTCGCTATGCGGATTCGGAAAGTGCGGAATGGCGCAAGGTGATCAAGCTAAAAAATGTCGGGCAAACGTATCAGATCCTCGTGCACCTGCGCCGGGATGAAGTCGAAATCAAAAAAGACCAAGAAGAAGAATAA
- the tssK gene encoding type VI secretion system baseplate subunit TssK, translating to MSSRNRIIWREGLFIKPQHFQQQQRHTDYALHARLSALSDYFYGLQSLEINEEYLNFGRIALVNASGVMPDGTVFNIPGDDALPLPLEITDVALANQKVYLALPLAVNGVSEVGQPGQGIASRLQSHRHDVRDLHSDGGDIVSLEVGKVSLRLMLDRDDRSAYASLAIANILDKRPDGGLILDPNFMPCSISVTAIPALKRFLGESAGLVAERARSLAQRIAAPGQQGVADVAEFMMLQLLNRAQPRLSHLARLGTLHPERLHEALVELCGELMTFTDESRLPPEFPAYRHEHQQASFEPLMMALRQALSTVLSPRAVSIQLKKQPYGVMVAMVGDAELMASAEFVLAVRARMPQEHLRKQLLQQTKIASSEKIRELISLQLPGIPLLPLPVAPRQLPYHAGYSYFQLDRQSPAWQVLVSGNTLAFHIAGEFPELDMQLWAIRGQ from the coding sequence ATGTCGAGTCGCAATCGCATTATCTGGCGGGAAGGTTTGTTCATTAAACCGCAGCATTTTCAACAGCAGCAAAGACATACCGATTACGCATTGCATGCGCGTCTCAGCGCACTGAGTGATTATTTTTATGGCTTGCAATCGCTGGAGATTAATGAGGAATACCTCAATTTTGGCCGCATCGCACTGGTTAATGCCAGCGGGGTGATGCCTGATGGCACTGTGTTCAATATTCCGGGCGATGACGCCTTGCCGCTGCCGTTGGAGATCACCGACGTCGCGCTGGCAAACCAGAAAGTGTATCTGGCACTACCGCTGGCGGTAAATGGCGTCAGCGAAGTGGGCCAACCGGGACAGGGGATCGCCAGCCGTTTGCAATCACACCGGCATGATGTGCGCGATCTGCATAGCGACGGCGGCGATATCGTTTCTCTGGAGGTCGGCAAGGTTAGTCTGCGGTTGATGCTCGATCGTGACGATCGCAGCGCCTATGCCTCGCTGGCGATTGCCAACATTCTGGATAAACGCCCTGACGGCGGCTTGATCCTGGATCCTAATTTTATGCCATGCAGCATCAGCGTTACGGCGATCCCTGCCTTAAAACGCTTCCTGGGGGAATCTGCCGGTCTGGTTGCCGAACGTGCGCGCAGTCTGGCACAGCGTATTGCCGCACCGGGGCAACAGGGCGTGGCGGACGTAGCGGAATTCATGATGCTGCAATTGCTTAACCGCGCCCAGCCCAGATTGTCGCATCTGGCCCGCCTTGGCACGCTACACCCCGAGCGCCTGCACGAGGCGTTAGTCGAGCTGTGTGGTGAACTGATGACGTTTACCGATGAGTCGCGCCTGCCGCCTGAATTCCCGGCCTATCGTCATGAACATCAGCAGGCCAGCTTTGAGCCGCTGATGATGGCGCTGCGTCAAGCCCTGAGCACCGTACTGTCACCGCGTGCCGTTTCCATCCAACTGAAGAAACAGCCGTATGGTGTGATGGTGGCGATGGTCGGCGATGCGGAATTGATGGCCAGCGCCGAGTTTGTACTGGCGGTGCGTGCGCGTATGCCACAGGAGCATCTGCGTAAACAACTGCTGCAACAAACGAAGATTGCCTCCAGCGAGAAGATCCGCGAACTGATCAGCCTACAACTGCCTGGCATTCCACTGCTGCCGCTGCCGGTTGCACCGCGTCAACTGCCTTATCACGCGGGTTACAGCTATTTCCAACTGGATAGGCAAAGCCCCGCCTGGCAGGTGCTGGTATCTGGCAATACGTTGGCGTTCCACATTGCTGGCGAGTTCCCGGAACTGGATATGCAGCTTTGGGCCATCCGCGGTCAGTAG
- the tssH gene encoding type VI secretion system ATPase TssH has translation MIRIELPTLVERLNPVCRHMLEEAAALCIQHQGAEIRIEHLLMKMLETPLCDVRQILKRAGVDADELSSLLLPSSVDKEFDAGYPSFSPLLVEWLQDSWLLASAEFQHVRLRSGILLLVLLLTPNRYVAGAVSRPLAQINRELLRQQFDEWVKDSVETDVAVQSATAEQAAAANTQLSRYTQNVTESARQGQLDPVLCRDHEIDLMIDILSRRRKNNPIVVGEAGVGKSALIEGLALRIVAGAVPERLRDVELLTLDLGAMQAGASVKGEFEKRFKGVMQEVKDAPRPIILFIDEAHTLIGAGNQAGGLDVSNLLKPALARGELRTIAATTWSEYKKYVEKDAALSRRFQLVKVGEPNAEEATVILRGLRGIYEKAHGVLIDEDALQAAAQLSARYISGRQLPDKAIDVLDTASARVAINLTTPPRAVSQLQTRLRQQEMEITQLERQARIGLGNTEDRLVELRNAREAGAAQLVQLEADWQQQKTQVQRVIELRTALLDEDQAVDFDAVSAAAELADCEQALEALQQSSVLVSPHVDKTQIAAVIAEWTGVPLNRISQGEMDIVTRLPEFLGETIKGQQLAIAQLHKHLLTARADLRRPGRPLGAFLLVGPSGVGKTETVVQIADLMFGGRNYLTTINMSEYQEKHTVSRLIGSPPGYVGFGEGGVLTEAIRQKPYSVVLLDEVEKAHPDVLNLFYQAFDKGELADGEGRVIDCRNVVFFLTSNLGFQTIVNYAEQSDVLLDALYPELAAFFKPALLARMEVIPYLPLAHATMVEIVQGKLSRLVSLLQQRFSAEVIIEDEVPEEILRLANRSENGARMLESVIDGALLPPVSLQLLQRLSAGEPVSRIHFRVEAGQFQTEVEG, from the coding sequence GTGATTCGAATTGAACTGCCGACACTGGTTGAACGACTCAACCCCGTGTGCCGTCATATGCTGGAAGAAGCGGCGGCACTCTGTATTCAGCATCAGGGTGCGGAAATCCGTATTGAGCACTTGTTGATGAAAATGCTGGAAACGCCGCTGTGTGATGTGCGGCAGATCCTCAAGCGTGCGGGCGTTGATGCGGATGAGTTGTCTTCGCTGCTGTTGCCTTCCTCCGTGGATAAAGAATTTGACGCGGGCTATCCCTCATTCTCCCCTCTGTTGGTGGAGTGGTTACAGGATAGCTGGCTGCTGGCCTCGGCTGAGTTTCAGCACGTGCGTCTGCGCAGCGGCATATTGTTGCTGGTCTTGCTGCTGACGCCCAATCGCTATGTGGCAGGCGCGGTATCCCGCCCGCTGGCGCAGATTAACCGTGAACTTTTACGCCAGCAGTTTGATGAGTGGGTGAAAGATTCGGTGGAAACGGACGTCGCGGTGCAGTCCGCCACGGCCGAACAGGCAGCCGCGGCGAACACGCAGCTCTCGCGCTATACGCAAAATGTGACGGAATCCGCTCGACAAGGGCAGTTGGACCCGGTGTTGTGCCGCGACCATGAAATCGATCTGATGATCGATATTCTCTCCCGTCGTCGTAAAAACAACCCGATTGTCGTGGGGGAAGCGGGTGTTGGTAAAAGTGCGCTGATCGAAGGGCTGGCGCTGCGTATTGTGGCGGGTGCCGTGCCGGAAAGATTACGAGATGTAGAACTGCTTACGCTCGATTTGGGGGCGATGCAGGCGGGTGCGTCAGTTAAAGGCGAATTTGAGAAACGCTTCAAAGGTGTGATGCAGGAAGTGAAGGATGCGCCACGCCCGATCATTCTATTTATTGATGAAGCGCATACGCTAATCGGGGCAGGCAATCAGGCCGGTGGGCTGGATGTGTCCAATCTGCTTAAGCCTGCGCTGGCGCGCGGTGAGTTGCGTACCATCGCGGCAACCACCTGGAGCGAATACAAAAAATATGTCGAGAAGGACGCTGCGCTTTCCCGTCGCTTCCAGCTCGTCAAAGTCGGTGAACCGAACGCGGAAGAAGCCACGGTGATCCTGCGTGGGCTGCGCGGTATCTATGAAAAAGCACATGGCGTCCTGATTGATGAAGATGCGCTTCAGGCGGCGGCGCAACTGTCGGCGCGCTATATCTCTGGTCGCCAACTCCCCGATAAAGCGATTGACGTGCTGGATACCGCGAGTGCGCGCGTAGCCATTAACCTGACGACACCACCGCGTGCCGTCAGCCAACTACAGACCCGTCTACGCCAGCAGGAAATGGAAATCACCCAGCTTGAGCGGCAGGCGCGCATCGGTCTGGGCAATACCGAAGACCGCTTAGTGGAACTGCGTAATGCTCGCGAAGCCGGCGCGGCACAGTTGGTACAGTTAGAAGCCGATTGGCAGCAGCAGAAAACGCAGGTTCAGCGCGTGATTGAACTGCGCACGGCGTTGCTGGATGAAGATCAAGCCGTCGATTTCGATGCTGTGTCGGCTGCGGCGGAACTGGCGGACTGCGAACAGGCGCTGGAAGCGTTGCAACAATCCTCCGTGCTGGTCTCTCCTCACGTTGATAAAACACAGATTGCTGCCGTGATAGCCGAGTGGACGGGCGTGCCGCTTAACCGAATCTCGCAGGGTGAAATGGATATCGTCACGCGCCTGCCTGAATTCCTGGGTGAAACGATTAAAGGACAGCAGTTGGCGATTGCTCAATTGCATAAACATTTGCTGACCGCGCGTGCGGATCTTCGTCGTCCTGGGCGTCCGTTGGGGGCTTTCCTGCTGGTGGGGCCGAGCGGCGTGGGTAAAACGGAAACCGTGGTCCAGATTGCCGACCTGATGTTTGGCGGACGTAACTATCTGACCACCATCAATATGTCGGAATATCAGGAGAAACATACCGTTTCACGCCTGATCGGTTCGCCGCCGGGCTACGTCGGGTTTGGTGAGGGGGGCGTATTGACCGAAGCGATCCGCCAGAAACCGTATTCCGTGGTACTGCTGGATGAAGTGGAAAAAGCACACCCGGATGTCCTGAATCTGTTCTATCAGGCCTTTGATAAAGGTGAACTGGCCGACGGTGAAGGCCGGGTCATCGACTGCCGCAATGTGGTGTTTTTCCTGACGTCCAATCTCGGGTTCCAGACGATCGTGAACTACGCCGAGCAGTCGGATGTGTTGCTGGATGCGCTCTATCCTGAGCTGGCGGCTTTCTTTAAACCTGCACTATTGGCGCGTATGGAAGTCATCCCTTATCTGCCGCTGGCGCATGCCACCATGGTCGAGATCGTACAGGGTAAATTGTCGCGTCTGGTTTCTCTGCTGCAACAGCGCTTTAGTGCTGAGGTCATCATTGAGGATGAGGTGCCGGAAGAAATTCTCCGGTTGGCAAACCGCAGCGAAAACGGGGCGCGTATGCTGGAGTCAGTGATTGATGGGGCATTGCTGCCACCGGTATCACTACAACTGCTGCAACGACTGTCTGCGGGGGAACCCGTCAGCCGTATTCATTTCCGCGTCGAAGCCGGCCAGTTCCAGACCGAGGTGGAGGGCTGA
- the icmH gene encoding type IVB secretion system protein IcmH/DotU: protein MSIEVIKNDQLGDLLFDHARQLDMDSDYWFRLRGQSINPMIDAVTPLLGMVERVRQLSAYEGVEDLYQRVVSEVQAIEQELHSHSYENGVILSFRYILCTFIDEAVMGREWGGQSMWSAHSLLTRFHNETWGGEKVFVLLEKLLDDPTRYRDILEFIYLCLCLGFEGRYRVMTQGREELDRVVSKLHDTLRPEPTNAPTVFHLNLGQQASRYQLRRQVSLRTLFIGVCVALVAAFGLYRYQLTHQTQDVLRQLGELLQ from the coding sequence ATGAGCATCGAGGTTATTAAGAACGATCAACTGGGCGATCTGCTTTTTGACCACGCCCGACAGTTGGATATGGATTCCGACTACTGGTTCCGCCTGCGTGGACAAAGCATTAATCCGATGATTGATGCCGTTACGCCGCTATTGGGCATGGTGGAGCGGGTACGCCAGCTCTCTGCCTATGAGGGCGTGGAGGATCTCTATCAGCGCGTGGTATCTGAAGTTCAGGCTATCGAACAGGAATTGCACTCTCATAGCTATGAGAACGGTGTGATCCTGTCTTTCCGCTACATCCTCTGCACGTTTATTGATGAAGCCGTGATGGGGCGGGAGTGGGGTGGACAAAGCATGTGGTCGGCACACTCCCTGCTGACTCGTTTTCATAATGAGACCTGGGGGGGCGAAAAGGTTTTCGTCCTGCTAGAGAAGCTGTTGGACGATCCTACCCGCTATCGCGACATTCTGGAGTTTATCTACCTCTGCCTTTGTCTGGGCTTTGAAGGGCGCTATCGGGTGATGACTCAAGGGCGTGAAGAGCTGGATCGCGTTGTGAGTAAGCTACATGACACCCTGCGCCCTGAGCCTACGAATGCGCCAACGGTATTCCACCTGAATCTGGGGCAGCAGGCCTCGCGCTACCAACTGCGTAGGCAGGTGTCATTGCGCACGTTGTTTATCGGCGTGTGTGTAGCCTTGGTGGCCGCATTCGGCCTGTACCGTTACCAGCTTACTCATCAAACCCAGGACGTACTGCGTCAACTGGGAGAATTATTACAATAA
- the tagH gene encoding type VI secretion system-associated FHA domain protein TagH, which yields MNVTHPLTLVVLNSEQLDINSQVQHQFDHLGGTLGASEKDQWQLRDRLGSVLPAHARIEMTDGYFSLCDLSGQSFINGSLSPIGRDRNVILSHGDELVIGPFRLGVYIGDPTTEQDIDQVLGLRTDDVLGGWLSEKKKGRTAESADTAAVMNDPLWALQKEQSQPLLPSDSERGGESLTTSLSSFSAVEDTMDQKFVELPSINTPYAGEGLEGYSDGTSLAPLMRGLGLSLQPGDDARLREMLEEMGKSLRAMVEGLLTLQTEQAALADTHLRPIEDNPLRLGLGYADTLSVLFAEGKSPVHLSAPAAVEEVLNNVRVHHIANQQAIAAALENILQAFSPDALLSRFEHYRRSGEPLAADDGWAWQMYQHYYRELTSPRQQGFQKLFHQVYAQAYDRAVRQQQEQK from the coding sequence GTGAACGTAACCCATCCACTCACGTTGGTTGTGCTCAACAGTGAGCAGCTCGATATCAATTCTCAGGTGCAGCATCAGTTTGATCACCTCGGTGGCACGCTGGGTGCATCGGAAAAAGATCAGTGGCAGCTACGCGATCGATTGGGATCGGTGTTACCCGCGCATGCACGTATCGAAATGACCGATGGTTATTTCAGTCTATGCGATCTGAGCGGGCAGTCTTTTATTAACGGTTCGCTGTCGCCGATTGGGCGGGATCGCAACGTCATTTTGTCGCACGGCGATGAATTGGTGATTGGGCCTTTTCGGCTGGGCGTTTACATCGGCGATCCCACGACGGAACAGGATATCGATCAGGTGTTAGGGCTGCGCACGGACGATGTGTTAGGCGGCTGGTTAAGTGAAAAGAAAAAAGGGCGAACGGCAGAGAGTGCAGATACTGCGGCCGTGATGAATGACCCGCTGTGGGCGCTACAGAAAGAACAGAGCCAGCCACTATTGCCATCAGACAGTGAGAGAGGCGGAGAATCGCTCACGACCTCTCTTTCTTCTTTTTCTGCTGTTGAGGACACCATGGATCAGAAATTTGTCGAATTACCGAGCATCAATACCCCCTACGCGGGAGAAGGGCTGGAAGGGTACAGCGACGGCACTTCGCTGGCTCCGTTGATGCGTGGCCTGGGGCTGTCGCTTCAGCCGGGTGATGATGCTCGCCTGCGTGAAATGCTGGAAGAAATGGGGAAAAGCCTGCGTGCGATGGTTGAAGGGCTGCTGACATTGCAGACGGAACAGGCCGCACTGGCGGACACGCATTTACGCCCGATTGAAGATAACCCGCTGCGTCTGGGGCTGGGCTATGCGGATACGCTGTCGGTGCTGTTTGCCGAAGGGAAAAGCCCGGTTCACCTGTCTGCACCTGCTGCGGTGGAAGAAGTGTTGAACAATGTGCGGGTGCATCACATCGCGAATCAGCAAGCGATTGCTGCGGCGTTGGAAAATATTCTTCAGGCCTTTTCGCCAGACGCGCTGCTCAGCCGCTTTGAGCATTATCGCCGTAGTGGTGAACCACTGGCGGCGGATGACGGCTGGGCATGGCAAATGTATCAGCACTACTACCGAGAATTGACGTCGCCACGCCAGCAAGGTTTCCAGAAACTGTTCCATCAGGTGTATGCGCAGGCGTATGACCGTGCCGTGCGCCAACAGCAGGAGCAAAAATGA
- the tssF gene encoding type VI secretion system baseplate subunit TssF, which translates to MSLEHFFRDELTYLRLQGREFAKAHPELTRFLSEQTTDPDVERLLEGFAFLTGSLRAKIEDEFPELTHGLLGMLWPNYLRPVPSMTMMQFSVHPGAIAQPAFVERGCELDSLPIDDVVCHFQTCHDIWIYPADIREIKVQSGNDLSTITLDIGLHGPLSLSDLQLDKLRFYLGGDTYTAYELYFWIASQLSHIELEVDGQRFRQEASVLKTVGFEREDALLPYPGNVYSGYRILQEYFCFPESFLFFQLAGAVWPDLPLTVTEFRLHFCFDRPLPAELKIRPDSFMLNCVPAINLFRHDSEPINLSGRQTDYPLKASYRNADSFEIFSVDKVEGWVEGNSGRARGIPRTYQPFESFQHQIERAKGRLALYYRIRIREAVNGNGFEHMLSFVRGDEREVIDLDESISVTLTCTNRSRAAQLPVGAICVPAGNSPSFATFRNLLRPTRPLRPAMDGSLHWTLISNLSLNYVSLLRRDALVQILRTYDFPALHDKQAEQASRKRLAGIESIETTPIDRLVQGMPVRGLKSILSVRQSAFSSEGELYLFSTVLAHFFSLYASVNAFHLLEVVNIDNKERYRWPVQIGQHSMM; encoded by the coding sequence ATGTCACTGGAACATTTTTTCAGGGATGAGCTGACTTACTTGCGCCTGCAAGGGCGCGAATTCGCCAAGGCGCACCCTGAGCTTACCCGATTTTTGTCAGAACAAACCACGGATCCAGACGTTGAGCGACTGCTGGAAGGGTTCGCCTTTTTGACAGGGAGCCTGCGGGCGAAGATCGAGGATGAATTTCCGGAACTGACACACGGTCTGCTGGGCATGCTCTGGCCTAATTACCTGCGTCCAGTACCGAGCATGACGATGATGCAATTTTCGGTGCATCCCGGCGCGATTGCACAGCCCGCATTTGTTGAGCGCGGTTGTGAACTCGATAGCCTGCCGATTGATGATGTGGTCTGCCATTTTCAGACCTGTCACGATATCTGGATTTATCCGGCGGATATCCGCGAGATTAAGGTACAAAGCGGTAACGATCTTTCCACCATTACGCTGGATATAGGGTTGCATGGCCCGTTATCGCTAAGCGATCTGCAACTCGACAAGCTGCGCTTTTATCTGGGCGGCGATACCTATACGGCCTACGAACTCTATTTCTGGATCGCCAGCCAACTGTCGCATATTGAGCTGGAAGTCGATGGCCAACGCTTCCGTCAAGAGGCCAGCGTGCTGAAGACGGTCGGCTTCGAGCGAGAAGACGCGCTATTACCGTATCCCGGCAATGTCTATTCGGGCTACCGCATCCTGCAGGAATACTTTTGCTTTCCTGAAAGTTTTCTCTTTTTCCAACTTGCTGGCGCGGTATGGCCGGATCTTCCGCTGACGGTAACGGAGTTCCGTCTGCATTTTTGTTTTGATCGTCCGTTGCCAGCGGAGCTGAAGATCCGTCCTGATTCATTCATGCTCAACTGCGTGCCTGCAATCAATCTCTTCCGACACGATAGCGAGCCGATCAACCTTAGCGGACGCCAGACGGATTACCCGCTGAAGGCCAGTTACCGTAACGCCGATAGCTTTGAAATCTTCTCTGTGGATAAGGTTGAGGGGTGGGTTGAAGGCAATTCAGGTCGTGCTCGGGGTATCCCACGCACGTATCAGCCCTTTGAGAGCTTTCAGCACCAAATCGAGCGAGCTAAAGGGCGATTGGCGCTCTATTACCGTATTCGGATAAGAGAAGCGGTGAACGGCAATGGTTTTGAACACATGCTCTCTTTTGTGCGGGGCGATGAGCGGGAAGTCATTGATTTGGATGAATCCATCTCGGTGACTCTGACCTGTACCAATCGGTCGCGTGCGGCACAACTGCCCGTTGGGGCGATTTGTGTACCAGCCGGTAACTCACCGTCTTTCGCGACGTTTCGTAATTTGTTACGGCCAACGCGGCCACTGCGGCCTGCGATGGATGGCAGCCTGCATTGGACGCTGATCTCCAACCTGTCGCTGAACTATGTGTCGCTGCTGCGGCGTGATGCGTTGGTACAGATCCTACGTACCTACGATTTCCCAGCGCTGCACGACAAGCAGGCGGAACAAGCCTCGCGTAAGCGTCTGGCGGGTATCGAGTCTATCGAAACCACGCCTATCGATCGCCTGGTTCAGGGGATGCCGGTTCGTGGCTTGAAATCAATCCTGTCTGTACGGCAATCCGCGTTTTCCAGTGAAGGAGAACTGTACCTGTTTAGCACGGTGCTGGCGCACTTTTTCTCGCTATACGCCAGCGTCAACGCTTTCCACCTGTTGGAAGTGGTCAACATCGATAACAAGGAGCGCTACCGATGGCCGGTACAGATAGGTCAACACTCAATGATGTAA
- the tssG gene encoding type VI secretion system baseplate subunit TssG, protein MAGTDRSTLNDVTFRQDVSRFNFFQLVELLNQLEGVDLEQELDFRPEQERLRFRSTASIGFHPSDILRVGCDEEGRQELEVAFLGLHGSQSPMPGYYLEELAWEYAQGEQKLGVFLDFFHHRLLTLLHRAWRKYRYHVRFQNEGEDGFSRLMFALVGLGNDAVRDSLPVNRAKMLSYAGVLASPSRSPEVVAGLVIHCFDLDDVAVLAWQHRRVPIHEGQQNRLGKGNMMLGGDFVIGDKVNDCAGKFLLKIGNLSFSRFLSFLPNGEHFQPLVRFVSFILRDQLAWDLRLGFAEDEAKGLSLGSEQSSRLGWSSFLGQPPADPYVTICVQE, encoded by the coding sequence ATGGCCGGTACAGATAGGTCAACACTCAATGATGTAACGTTCCGTCAGGATGTCTCACGCTTCAATTTTTTCCAACTGGTGGAATTACTCAACCAGTTGGAAGGCGTGGATCTGGAACAAGAGCTGGATTTTCGCCCTGAACAGGAACGTCTGCGTTTTCGCTCCACGGCCTCCATCGGTTTTCACCCCAGCGATATCTTGCGGGTGGGGTGTGATGAAGAGGGCCGTCAGGAATTGGAAGTCGCGTTCCTGGGCCTGCACGGTAGTCAGTCGCCGATGCCCGGCTATTACCTCGAAGAACTGGCCTGGGAATACGCGCAGGGCGAACAGAAGCTGGGCGTGTTTCTCGATTTCTTTCATCATCGCTTACTCACGCTGTTGCACCGCGCATGGCGGAAATATCGCTATCACGTCCGCTTTCAGAATGAGGGGGAGGATGGATTCTCCCGTCTGATGTTTGCGCTCGTGGGCTTGGGCAATGATGCCGTGCGCGACAGTCTGCCGGTTAACCGCGCCAAGATGCTTTCCTACGCTGGGGTGTTGGCAAGCCCCAGCCGTTCCCCTGAAGTGGTCGCCGGGTTAGTTATTCACTGTTTTGACCTGGATGATGTTGCCGTCTTGGCCTGGCAGCACCGCCGCGTTCCCATTCATGAAGGGCAGCAGAACCGGCTGGGAAAAGGAAACATGATGCTGGGCGGTGATTTTGTCATCGGTGACAAAGTGAATGATTGTGCCGGCAAGTTCTTGCTCAAGATCGGCAATCTCAGTTTTAGCCGCTTTCTCAGCTTTCTGCCCAACGGTGAACATTTTCAGCCGCTGGTGCGTTTTGTCTCTTTCATTCTTCGCGATCAGTTGGCTTGGGATCTCCGTCTTGGTTTCGCAGAAGATGAAGCTAAGGGCTTAAGTCTGGGCAGCGAGCAAAGCAGCCGTTTGGGGTGGAGCAGCTTTCTCGGGCAGCCGCCAGCGGATCCCTATGTGACGATTTGTGTGCAGGAGTAA
- the tssE gene encoding type VI secretion system baseplate subunit TssE has product MPSLSAWERGNAASLFDRIRGEGRRSSPETDVEALIESVKRQLDNVLNTRPGNCRSAPELGVIDFNDATQGGADIRGKIREAIRQCICRFEPRIVHVDVDTSDYLSNPMEMSFQVTARVRLEDLEQVASFNIHMDSHRHYRMI; this is encoded by the coding sequence ATGCCGTCTCTTTCTGCCTGGGAAAGGGGAAACGCGGCAAGTCTGTTTGATCGTATCCGTGGGGAGGGGCGTCGTTCCTCCCCTGAAACGGACGTTGAAGCACTGATCGAGTCCGTTAAGCGTCAACTGGACAATGTGCTCAACACCCGGCCCGGAAATTGTCGCAGCGCACCTGAGCTTGGCGTGATTGATTTTAATGACGCGACGCAGGGTGGTGCGGATATTCGGGGGAAAATCCGGGAGGCGATCCGGCAGTGTATCTGTCGCTTTGAACCTCGAATTGTTCATGTGGATGTCGACACATCGGACTATTTATCGAATCCGATGGAGATGTCGTTTCAGGTTACCGCTCGGGTCAGGTTGGAAGACCTGGAGCAGGTTGCCTCTTTCAATATCCATATGGATAGCCACCGCCATTACAGAATGATCTGA